The Poecilia reticulata strain Guanapo linkage group LG4, Guppy_female_1.0+MT, whole genome shotgun sequence genomic interval GAGCAGAATGTCTGCTGGATCAGGTATGTTGGATGAAGGATGCATGTAAAAGTTACAGGAGGGTTAAGGTGGAACATTCAGTCCAGAAAAATTCAACTAAAGAGTCAGAGCCAAAATAGGATGGCTTAGATTAATCTATATTCATCTCTTAGAACGAGTTAACTGTGATCCAGACACACTGAGAATGAGCTGTACGACTTGAAAAGTGATGTTTTCATGTGCTCTCTGTTCAATCTGATCAAACTTTTGACATTCTGTGAAGAACTGGAGAAACAATCAGCCTGGAGATGGAGACATCGTCTGTACCTGCTTATCTTGGAGGGTTGCTTGTGTCTTTAGTGGTCATTGGGCAAGAGGCAAggtacactctggacaggtcaccagtccttGCATGATTGCTTAAATTAACCagtctggactgtgggaggaaaccagagagagaTAGAGTTTGATTGTGGGcttaaattgttttctattatttatacttctaaagaagaaaactatAATGACATTATAAACAGTCTCCTTTAAATAATCATGGTGGAAATTAAATCCCCACCATCTGACTTTCTTTCATCTTCACCTCGATAAAAGGTCCAGTAGTCTCTCTGTCTGACACACACTACACAGGACAATGAACCATATAAGTGCAGTGTCTTGTGgagtatttattttcctcttgaTTTAGCGAAAGTAGAAGATTCTGTGAGAACTCTGGACGAAATCCAGCCTCTGTTCCACACGACTCAGTTTTACTGAGTGGTCAGAAACGTTCCAGCTCATCTTGGACCGTTACTTACAGTTTTTAATGGCCTCACACATCATCCTGTACACTTGGCTCCAGACCCGGAAAACTGAGACGGTAAAACTGATGATTCATATGGTGCCTGTGCATCTATTAGTGTCAACCTTTATTTTAGGATTCTCTGAGACTTGGCTAACCTCACACACCCTATAAAAAGCTTGTTCATTTCTTCAGCTAAGCGGAGTTGCTTTAGTTTctcacttgctttttttttaggctTGCAAGTTTTTAGTTAAACAATAAACAGTAATGTGGCAGAGAATATTGTCGATCTTGTGAAAACACACAACGGTGGGGAAACGTCGTGGCCCTATTTGAAGACACAATTACAGGCAAATCTTACAATTACATTGATCTGTTTAAATACATAAGAATGCAGCTTTCATGTGATGAAATATAGCTGGCAAGCAGTATGGAGCCAGGATAAAGTGATTGGTAGCAATGCTCAATGTTTGCAGAATGCTGGCAAAAAGCACAGATTATAAATGCCTCATATCTAGAAGCATTTTTATGTGCTCACTTTCTGTAagattgtgaaacattttttgtttgacatgataTGAAAAATTGTCGGGGATAATGTCAGACAACATATTAAACAAAGATTAAATTCAAAAGGTACTGGTGTCGAGATGATTTAACAGtctattaatttaataaatgatggGTAATACTTTGCTTTTCTCCACACTGCTTCTGGGATTTGGTTTGATTTCATTCACAGCTCCAGAAATGCTCACGTTCTCATCAGTTACATTAATGTCATccctttgggatttttttttttgtattgactGATCATTTTTGGGAGGGGTAGATTATGAAATATGCAAGTTAAACTCTTGCATGCACATGTTAGTGGATTTTTTTGTAATCCAGTcagaattacattttcaagtacacaaataaaaccaaactgatCCTTCCATTGATCCATCCATTGTATGCACCAATCAACgatgattttgatttattctggGAATATATTTGGCTATTACACTGGAACTAAATCAGGCTTTCAGGGCAACGTTACCATCACCATTCACTGGGAAGGCTGTTTGATCCCTCCAAAAACAGTTGTAGTTTCGTGGCCAAACAGATCAatctttgtcttatttgaacataaaacttttattaaacacatGTTGGCACATGTAAATCAGTTGAACATGAAGGTGTTGATTTTGGAGTCGGTGGAACTGGTTTCACCAGTTGGACAGGGATACTGGTACTCAAGCATTATATGGTTTATAACTGGCTGGGGGCTTTTATGGTTTCTAGTGTGTTTTGGAAAATCCAGAcgaattttctttcatttgaggTGACATTTGGTTAGATTAGTTGAACAGTTGCCTGTTCTAACAAGACGGCTATCCTAAGCAAACGTCAAAATTGTACTGAATAAAGTAGGTAGGTCAACACTCAGTGTCTGGACAGGCCCTGAATCCAACCCTAATGAATACTTACAGGCTACACTTCAAAGCTGAAGTTTTGTCATCCAATTTTGTTCCAGTATGAGTTGAGGAAAATCCTCAAGTTCAAATTTTTGCACccaatttgtttatttatgttcattatagttctaaagtccttacaCTGTAACTCGGAGCatatactttaaaatacttctgcGAGTTTATAGATCACTGAAATACTGTACATTAAACACCTGTTGCTGTTGcagcaaccttccagaccactcgggtctcctggttctggtctgctctgcatccccagaacctgaatatgaagaagcagcattcagttttcatctgccactaatctggaacaaacttccagaaaactgcaaagatgctgaaacactgagttcagtTGCCTTTCCTTTCtagtaactggaacattgatcaacatttttgacaaaCGTTTGTTTAATGATTTTGTTGATGTTATTGGACAAAATTTAATgcttattgcttgtttcataataagttactgtaatttttttttattgcgcttaactttatttttgtataatcACCCAAACCtggaaattaaattcaaaatgtattgtCATGTGTAATTTCCGTTTCACAAATAAACTATTCAAactattataaaatatttagagtttctgaaaagttttaCGTAAGAAAGATaatttctgatttgtgaaaataacaTACAATCAAGTTATTTGTGAGACATACAATGTCATGATTATGGTTTACAGAACTAGAGACCACCTCTAAGTGGTGCCTGCTTGTCACCTTTTGTGTAATTCACAAGTTTTAGTAACAGCGAAACAATCTCtaagcatgatgcttccacaaATGAGCTTAAGCTCTTGATTCTATCAAACATTCTATATCTCTGAGTGGCAAAATAGCTCAATCTAAgggtaatttatttataaaatgcatccaaagtttaataaaatagcAGAATTTGAATGCTTTATAAGGTTTCCCCCATGGGAAAAAGAATACAATGTACTGCTATTCATTGGACTTTGTGCTCACTTGAATTTAAGACTTAAGATGACCAGATTACAGGTCATTTTGTTCTGTTGAAAATGAACTaagaccaaaaaaaacccaaaacataacTATTCATTACAGTTCAAAAGAGACTGGAATAAAATACCGTGTCATCATGGTCTTTCTGTCGTACTTCATCAAGTGTGCAGGAACAGATGAAACGTTTCAAACAGACAAGAAGAGACCTCATTTCTTCACTTGGCCTTATTACTGTGCTTTCAGAATGACGTCTTTGTCCTGTTTTGCCCTTTTCCAGCGGGAGGCTATTCTAAAATCACCCAGTTCCACAACAAAAAACGAGCTATTTGGACATTTAATAGCTGGAGACTAGGTCAGTTTAATGTAAGCCTCTCAATGATTACCTATGTAATGACAGCCAATCCAAATAAAGTCTGTGTGCTAttatgaagcaaacaaaaagaacatgttATACATTGCACTACATCAGCTTGACAAGGTTTAAACAATGCTGCATGGAAAAAATGTCCACTCTGCCTTGATTCCTTGTGGAATAAAAAGCAACTTGCTGCAGATGTAGAGCCCAAAAGCTCAATTTTCTACCTTTGAAGAGCAGCAGCCAGCTATAAAGACCTTATCTGCAAACTTAATGTGAATATGCATAAAAAAGATCGGACACTCTTACTCAGATCTAAAGCCAACAACACCATGCAAAATGTGACTCAGAGCATCCACAAGTTAACAGACAGGACATGAATGTCTGATGAAGCTGTGGGTTGTACTGTCATCATAGATTCCCGCATGAAAAACTTTAGCTCACTAAAGTGAACCATTAGTGCATAAATATTAACATCGTTTATTTGGTTGATCTGGACGAGCATtggacataaataaatgtagtaTAATGTGTGACTGAGGCAAGTTTTCCATTCTGCAATCCAAGAAAAGAGAACCGATCCTCCTGCTTGCCAAGGTTCACCTGATTTTCCACCCAAGTGTCAAATTAACTAAATTGCGAccaattttccaaaaataactGAGGTCTTTGAGGAAAAGGCTTAAACTAATCCAGCACCTCAATCTAAAATGATCCAAGCTGCTTCTTGGATTGGCCTTCTAAAATTTCACATTCtcctacaaaaaaaaggaaagaaaaaaaaacatcagcttaACTTAGATAAAGCTTGAGGGATTCTCAACATCCTGAAACTTTATaagtgtaattttttattataaataccGTGTCTCTCTTTACAGAAAAAGATTGAGGAGGGACAGGAATaatgtttgtaattttctgtcttcttcagGATTGTTTTTGGAGGGGTACTGAAGCACTTGGCTCGCTCCTCGTCCAACAGGATGTCTACATTTATCTGCAGTAATTTTTCAACTCACTGAAGAAAAACTCCTTATCAGCACTAAACACAACTTCTCTTGTGAACGTTGAGGGTTTTAATCCTGGTTTGTTCAGGAAATTATTTCTCAAAGGAAAGTTGACATATTAATGTATAGCAGACCAAATATTACAGGGCATCTtaagaaattagaaaatcaCTGAAAGGTTAATTTCACTACCTCAGTTTAGAGAGTTTCACTCATTTTGTATATTATTTACACTAGGATCTATGTCTAGCTCCTGTATATTTTTACAAGTAAGGCTTACAGCTCATGAAAAACCATAATTCATAATTCTCTGAATTGCATAacaccaataaaaaatatacattttaataaagaaattacATACTTACATTATAAGCTGACTTTTGCTTAGTAGTAAATGACATCCTCCATAAAGAGTAGGCCAGAAAACAGCTGGCTGTTCACAGAGTGCTATATGCAAACATGTTAaaggaaagttaagtggaaggaagagcatggtagaaacatttttttcttctacactTTATTGGTCtatattttgttacaaataaTTAAGATCGAATcatcaattaaattttttttattctacattacagattattatttttttattatattctcATTTACTAAGATGCAACAGTAAACTCAAAAGAATGGTCACCctgaaaacactaaaaaacaaatctgaccaCTGTTCTTTCCCACAAGGCTCTTTTTATTCATGACCGGTTTGTTAATTGTTGATACTTCAGCTGTGGCTCAGGTTTAAAGGCGATGTCGGTAGCTtggacaaacacagaaaaaggaaGACCCAACAGCATCACAGGGGGAAGTGACCACACAAGGGGTAAGGCTGCCCAGAAAAGCTGATTTATGCTCAGTTTAGCAGGATCTGCTTTACATGATTTTGCTGTGCATCAGAGtcgaacaaaaacatttcctggaCTAAATACGTTTCCAGAGAGGAAACGAGGCGAGCTCcagtgcatttgtttttttttatgtaatcacAAGTGAAAACATATGCTAACAGTGCGCTTAGGTCAGGCAGATGACTGAAAAGTGTTAGGACAGTTAACTGTCCCAGTTAGACCTAGATAGCTTGGTGCATCACTGAGGCTTAATACAAAAAGAAGGCAGTGAATAAGTGAAagtattttctccttttcatccTGCGTTTCCCTTTATTTGAATCTATCTCTAGCTTTAGGAGGCTGTGACAGCATTCAGGGGCAGCTTACCCCCACAAAAAGGGGTGGAGGTATTGTGTTGCTGAATCATGTGATCACAGTGGGGCCGGAGCGTCCGGTCCGTTCATGGAGCTGGGAGACCTTCAGGGCGATGTCCACCAGAGGGGCCAGCATCACCTGGACACGGACACAGCAAAAGGAAGTAAGTGGAACAGACTTCCTGTTCAGTTTAGCAACCAGAAGAAAATGTCTTGGTGACTGGTAGAGGAGAGACCAAGCCATGTTATACTAAATATAAAGACCAAAACAATCCCACCATTGCTTACTGAGATTTTACTACCTTTTATGGTGTGTAGGCTAtagtgacatctagtggtgaTTTCATAGTCTTACAGGTGTTACAGCCGCAGACTGGGATGACTCTTTCTAAAGGCAGTGTTACTGTAAAAGTACTGACATCTTCTCTATTTTAACTAATACTTTAAAGTAAGTTAATGTACAACCACCACACAGAATAACAGACATCCAAACGATACGCTACATTTACGTTTTGACCAACAAACTTCACTTTGCCTCGCATAAATTTTCCTTCATCAGTTTCCTtcacttttgaaataaatatttttatctatttttctgtgatgtaaactgtttttttcttttttctgctttccatTTCTGATGCTTGGagcaaaaacatgactgtgtgCCAAGTTATAACAAGGATCAAGATAAGATAAAGACTTTATCGTCCATAAAAACGGAGTTTCTGTTTACATAATCCGTCTGATGctttccataaaaacacaatatatcAGACAtcataaacaaagaaaaactaacacaTGAACATATCCACAATAATGTGTTCATTTACTCTTCATCTGGTGGCAGAATAAATTCTTTTTCattgtgtaaaatgtgaagGAAAAGTTGGAAAACAGCACTTAACTTAATTTTATCCTGttctttgaaatgtaaaaatggatAAATTGACAGATGAATGAGTGGAAAAACTGATAAATAGACCAATGAACAGATAACTGAACaaatgaatgggtgaatgataGATGATCTGAGGGAAAAATGGATACATTGACAGACGGATAAATGAGTGGTTGGATAAATAGACAAATAAACCCAACTTTTAGATaactgaacaaaaactaaagtctggaaacacaaatattttccaatACTTTTCCAGATCTGGAAAATGCATCAATGGAATTTTCCAGAAAACTTAAAGACTCCACATGAACCCTGTAAAAATCTACCTCATTCGTATATCAttgaatatatttcaaaataaaattaacattttaatttgaaaagttgaagaACTGCATTTATCGACCTTAAACTGCCAGTAAGAATTAGCCCAAACAGATAAACGGCCATATTTAGTTGGGAAGTAATATTTGATTACTCAGTGGGGAAAATGAAATCctgaatttagattttcttttttttttttttacaatctgctttctccttttttccttttgggtCTGCAAATCACATTTTGCCAAGATCAGCCAACTGAATCATTCCTCCGGGGATATTTTCCTGTCAAGTTAAGAATCTGCAGCGGCGTGTTTCTGCTTAACGCTTTATCCACGCTCCATAAGCTCAAAGGAAAAACGGGGAACCGAGGAAAGAACTGTTTTCCACGTTCTCTCCTTCTTGTACTGCATCACCTCCCTGTCCACACCAGTCAGAACCACTTTATAAAGTGTCAGCTGGAACATGTgctctttatgttttttcccTGTGCgctgtttctctctcttcctaCATGCCCTGATATGCTGTCAGAACTCGAAACTTTGCCAAACATCtccgtcatcatcatcatcagctctcatgttgaataaaatgtctcatgcttgttttttttgaagACCCTCCACCCACTGAGAGCTGGCAGAAACCACAGAGGAGTCCAGTTCTGGCACTCCTGCTGGAATCTGGGTGGAGGGTGCTGTGACAAAGAAATGAATACGTCTTTTCCCTCTAATTTTCTTATCGGCTGAGATCACTGCTGGACGTCCTGACCTGTGGATCCTGGAGGATTTTCTGGCCGTCGTTCTCGTAGCTGTCTATGTAGAGCCGGACGGTTGCTCCCGCGCTGCCTGTGCCGCTGAGACGGAAAATGATCCTGGAACCGTCGGCGAAGATGATCCGGAGGCCCTGAGGGAGCAAAGGAGAGGTAACAAGAGGCGGGCCAAAACTGATGAGAGAAAATAGATGCTGAACGAAAACCATGTCCAGGTGTGGAAATCAGGACACGCACGGTGGGATTACAAAACTGAACCGATGACTTAATCCAGCGTCAAGCCAATTTCTGAATAGAAGTCATATCAAAAAATATAGGTTCagtataaaatgttaaatgaccTCAGAGACACAGGTAGGAGaaccttttccacatttcatcATGGTGCCTTATAacctttaatgtgttttattgacatttgtgaccccccccaaaaaaaaaaaacatttatgctcTGGTCTGATGAGACCAACATAAAACTTTTTGGTCAGCAAGAAAATGCTGCAGTCACCctgaaaacacaacatacaTTATAAGCAGCAAAACATGGTCTTGGCAGCATTATGCCATCGGAAGGctgtaaacaaaataagcagGATTAACTACAAATTACCATCACACTTCATTTGAAAACCATGcgcttaaaaaaattaaaaaacagatgCAAATTTCTAATAAAGTATAAAGtcatttgtggttttaacatggCAACATAAGGAAGGTTCTGGAGGGATGTCAATACTTTGAATAGGCCCTGTAATGACAGCAGGAAAATGAGGAGAACATCCAGCTCCACAGGATTTCTACCTGGTTTTTGGACACGCTTCCATCCACGGGGTCGGTGTAGGCAAAGTTGTCAGCAACGGCCACCGCGTACGTCTTGTCGCCCGATGAGAACTGCTTCCCAACAAACGACGGGTCGGACATCTGTGTCTCCAGATCCTTCATCATCTTGTTTGCGGCATCTGAGTCGACCTCCTCGTAGTCGTACCTGGATGAAACGAATATGATACAAAAATAGTGGAATAAAGGCGGAATATGGTTGCTAATGTGTTATGATACTTTTCCAATAAGTGAAAGAGACGGGAATAGAAAGTTTTCCCATGAAGGGTTTGTACACTTTCCCTATAGTGTAAgatgtgtgtaaatatctggcttcaactgtaaataatgttttccaaatgtagGTTTTAAATCAAACGTTAgattgcccttttttttttttttttttaccaaactgtgcagtttgagtATCAAGCACTTTTTCGAACTTTATAtagaaatcaagcactttccaaaccttgaaaacacctcgttttcaaggatttcaatcACCTGTATGAATCCTGCATATATCTACAAAGGggggaaacaaaatgaaaaaaaaaaaaaaaaatgccaagaAGAGAATTTAATGTTCTGTGTGCTGCAGTTCCCTCTTCTTCCACCACATGGTGCTACAAAACAAACTAGAAAACTAACTTTCCTTAATGACTTGCtaagaaagaaagaattgaAGCTCGTAAGATGTCTGACCTTGTGAAAAAGTTCCTGCCAAACTTTTGCCAGTGATCCTTCATGATCTCTTCCACACTCTGCTTCCTGCTGGCCAAGATGGACAACCATGCTAGCACGGCCCATAGGCCGTCCTTCTCACGGATATGATCCGACCCTGTGAGGGTAAAACACAGAGGATGTGGATGAGTGTGAAAATGGGTAAAGGTGTTTTCTCCTAAGAGAGGCAGACTTTCTCTCACCAGTGCCAAAGCTCTCCTCTCCACACAGTGAGAGTTTACCAGCATCCATCAAGTTCCCAAAGAACTTCCAGCCCGTCGGAGTCTCATACAGCTGCATCTTCAGAGCTTTGGCCACACTGGAACAAATAGGGGCATATAATAAACCCCATAATGGATCTATGACATTAAATTAAGATTAACACTTATAGAATGCGCTTGTCTTTTACTTGTCCAAAGCACCACTGGTGGGCATGCTGCGGGCCAGGCCTTTGACGCCGGTCTTTTTGAAGTACGGGATGCAGGTGATGTTGGCACCAATCAGAGCCACGGAATCGGAAGGGTTCACAAAAAAGCCATGTTTGCCCAGCACCATGTTTCGATCCTGAACAGGGATCCAGAGATCAGGAGTGAATGTTCATCGTTAAAAACTCACTGGGATGTCAGCTGGTTCTCTTCTGGTCAGTGTGGCATTATTTAGACGGATGGCTGCTGCCTTCTCCTCCATTTTATTACTCTTTTCCCttcaataaaactattaaaaccaAACTCAAAACATTACTTCATAAAATCCAGCTTATCAGTGTTTGGAACAATCTTGAACATGATtgaactttattaaaatataagtttgaaaaaatatataaaagacgTCATATAACTCTGTcaagacattattttattgacgagtcttcccttttctttcaatttgataatttttctgttcaatctgtaaaattaatttaaacatgaagGAAATCTAAAActagaaatataaatatcaaatacaggtatcaatagttttttttaaaaatgtaaggaaTTGTTtgaatatacatatttttaaactgaattgaaatctCTTAAGAAATCTAATGATGAACATAGTAAATATGCTGcacctttttacttttcattgtcATAAAATGTAGTACtgaattctatttatttaataaaacatgagaTAAGTGTCAAGAATAAAGGCTGAGATGAAAACAATATGGAAACAATGATTTGGATAAATCAATCCAGtctacaaaagacaaaaaaaaacctataacccaataaaaacagtgtttaataaaagttattttactgGCATTGACATCATCAACTAATAACGCAACACCCAAACACTCTGCTAgatttaaagctgtaaaagtaATTCCCCCAAAAACATGTGGCAACTTACACCATCTCCATCAAAGGCGGCTCCAAAATCATACTCCCCACTTTTCATGGTGTTGACCAGGTCAGCGGCGTAGGTCAAGTTGGGGTCAGGGTGATGACCACCAAAGTCCTCCTGGGGGACGCAGTTGACCGCAGAGTTGGCGGGAGAACCCAGCTCTTCACAGACGATCTTCTTAATATAAGGACCCACCACTAGGGGGAGAAAACATCAAGAAATAACAGGTAATCTGTTCATGCAAGGTTTAACTGTGTAACACTCTTATATGAGTTTCATGGCGCCTTCATACCTCCGTGCATCGCATCCAGTCTCACGTTAATGTGGTTAGAGCCAGAAAGAAGATCCTTCAGTGCAGCAAAGTCAAAGATGCCCCTTAACATCTCAGCGTAGGCTTCAACGGAGTCAACAATCTCCACTAAGGACAAAATATGAGCATTTTAGACCAGAAATTTTGAAGATGTGGACATTAGCAGCTTGAGTcaatacatttcaaattaaataaatattgaatcaAACGTCTAAAGCAGAGTTGAGAAACATGCGACCCTGCAGCATATTTAAGTTTTTCCGTTTATTCCTTCTATATATACATTGAATGTCCACAAAGAAAGTAATCAAAAAGTAATAtgctttttatctgttttttcgAGTGATTAGGGTGAACtccatgtgtttttttacatcattttccatcccacagaaaaaaaaaaaatccatcatctttttgctaaattttgtgcttatttttatttgaaaacctaaaaacagaaataaaattgtggttctctaaaaatgacagaaaagtttTTATAGTGGATACTTGTCTAAACTTATCTAAAGTGATAGTGTATTTTTTCAGAGTTGTGGGAAATTTGTGGctctaaagttttatttggttAGCCTGAGAGTAAAAATGGTCTAAATGAACCAGGGTCTCCCCTGGTCTAAATGCTGCGCTAGAAATAAAGATTTGATGAGgcaaatgtgaattttatgaaaatttCTTGCCACTAATTACAAATTAAAGATAGAGTTTACCTATAAAGGGTTTAAAAGTGTCTACTTCAAAGGTCTGCTTCCCAATTGTAGCTAGATCCACTTTCAGTTCAGGGCAGATCTGATACTCCTGAAGGCCTTTGCTGATctcaaagattttatttgtgatgCCTTCGGGAGCAGGTCCTggagaaaaacagtttgaagaaaaccatcatttacagaaataatggGTTAATTATGCATAAATTGCAGAATAATATAACCACTTCTCCACAGTGATTGTTTTTGATCTCTGTTCACCTCCACTGGAAATGTTGTACTTGATGCCAAAGTCCCCACTGGGGCCTCCTGGGTTGTGGCTGGCTGTGAGGATGATGCCGCCCACGGCCTTTATCTTGCGGATCACACAGGAGACTGCTGGGGTGGACATTATGCCATTCTGACCAATTACAAGGTGATTAATCTGCAAAACAATGCACATTCMCAGATTAACCCGCCTGGATAAATTCTCAGATCCAAGCACTGAGTAAATACAATGGAAGGTACATGTAAATACATGTTGCTGCAAACTACAGTCATTTTTAGCA includes:
- the pgm1 gene encoding phosphoglucomutase-1 isoform X1 codes for the protein MAKITTVKTKPYTDQKPGTSGLRKRVTVFQQNQHYAENFIQSIISVIDPAERQTATLVVGGDGRFFMKDAIQLIVQIAAANGINHLVIGQNGIMSTPAVSCVIRKIKAVGGIILTASHNPGGPSGDFGIKYNISSGGPAPEGITNKIFEISKGLQEYQICPELKVDLATIGKQTFEVDTFKPFIVEIVDSVEAYAEMLRGIFDFAALKDLLSGSNHINVRLDAMHGVVGPYIKKIVCEELGSPANSAVNCVPQEDFGGHHPDPNLTYAADLVNTMKSGEYDFGAAFDGDGDRNMVLGKHGFFVNPSDSVALIGANITCIPYFKKTGVKGLARSMPTSGALDNVAKALKMQLYETPTGWKFFGNLMDAGKLSLCGEESFGTGSDHIREKDGLWAVLAWLSILASRKQSVEEIMKDHWQKFGRNFFTRYDYEEVDSDAANKMMKDLETQMSDPSFVGKQFSSGDKTYAVAVADNFAYTDPVDGSVSKNQGLRIIFADGSRIIFRLSGTGSAGATVRLYIDSYENDGQKILQDPQVMLAPLVDIALKVSQLHERTGRSGPTVIT
- the pgm1 gene encoding phosphoglucomutase-1 isoform X2, with product MSTPAVSCVIRKIKAVGGIILTASHNPGGPSGDFGIKYNISSGGPAPEGITNKIFEISKGLQEYQICPELKVDLATIGKQTFEVDTFKPFIVEIVDSVEAYAEMLRGIFDFAALKDLLSGSNHINVRLDAMHGVVGPYIKKIVCEELGSPANSAVNCVPQEDFGGHHPDPNLTYAADLVNTMKSGEYDFGAAFDGDGDRNMVLGKHGFFVNPSDSVALIGANITCIPYFKKTGVKGLARSMPTSGALDNVAKALKMQLYETPTGWKFFGNLMDAGKLSLCGEESFGTGSDHIREKDGLWAVLAWLSILASRKQSVEEIMKDHWQKFGRNFFTRYDYEEVDSDAANKMMKDLETQMSDPSFVGKQFSSGDKTYAVAVADNFAYTDPVDGSVSKNQGLRIIFADGSRIIFRLSGTGSAGATVRLYIDSYENDGQKILQDPQVMLAPLVDIALKVSQLHERTGRSGPTVIT